The Candidatus Tanganyikabacteria bacterium region CGACCTGCCAGGGATTGCGCGAGTCGCCCTCCAGCGTCAAGGCCGAGCCTTGCCAGGGAGCGATCGAGAGTGCACGAGTCATTGGCCACCTCCTTCCACCTGCCGGGCTTGTCGCGGCGCGCGCTAACGGCAAGTAAACGGCGAAAGAATTCCACCAATGGCAGCTTCGCACCCTGATTTGTTTCGTTTTCATTAAGTTTCGCATTTTCGCCGCCGGTGGCCCCGACATTGCCGGAGAGGGTTGTTGGGGGTATTCGGGATGGCTAAAGTCGGGACTTCGGCGCCGCGGGCGGCCTCGGGCGGGACGGCGGTGCCGCGGCGGCACGTCGACAGGTACAATCCCGCCGTCAAGTCCATGCAGAAGCGCATGAAGGCCGCCGGCATCGATCCGGGGCCCATCGACGGCCTGAAGGGCCCCAAGACCCGCGCCGCGATGGCGCGCTTCGAGGCGCGTTTCGGCAAGTCGGCCGCCGCCGGCCTGCGCGTCGATCCGAGCTATTCGGAAATCGGCCGCGACTCGGTGAGCGTTCCGCGGGGCAGCAGGAGTTCGCTCGGCTTGAGCGACGGTGCCGCTCCGGCGGCGCCGGGTGCCGCCCCGGCGGCGCCAGGTGCCGCTCCGCCGGCCGCGGGTGCGCCGCAGGGCAATCTCGACGCCGGCGCGGTGAAGGACGGCTACCGGTTACCGGCCACGTCCGGCAAGGCCACCACCTTCTGGAACGGCGCCTACACCTACAAGGGCAAGCGCGACACCGCAAACATGTCCAAGGGCGCCTGGGGCGATCTCAACAAGCCTACCGACTACTTCGCCGCCATTCCGGTCGGCCTCAACGGCGGGGGCAAGTGGTGGCACAACAAGAAACTGCTGGTCACCAATCCGCAGACCGGCAAGCAGGTCGTGGTGCCCGTCCAGGACAAGGGCCCCGGCCCGCGCACCGGGGCGGCGATCGACCTGTCGCCCGTCGCGAAGGAGGCCCTGGGCGTCGGCTACATGGACAACATCAACGTGAAGATCAGCTTCGCCCGGGACGACGCGCCCATCGGCCCGGTGCGGTAGCTTCCAGCCTACGGAACGGTCACGCTGGCGGTGGCG contains the following coding sequences:
- a CDS encoding peptidoglycan-binding protein — translated: MAKVGTSAPRAASGGTAVPRRHVDRYNPAVKSMQKRMKAAGIDPGPIDGLKGPKTRAAMARFEARFGKSAAAGLRVDPSYSEIGRDSVSVPRGSRSSLGLSDGAAPAAPGAAPAAPGAAPPAAGAPQGNLDAGAVKDGYRLPATSGKATTFWNGAYTYKGKRDTANMSKGAWGDLNKPTDYFAAIPVGLNGGGKWWHNKKLLVTNPQTGKQVVVPVQDKGPGPRTGAAIDLSPVAKEALGVGYMDNINVKISFARDDAPIGPVR